The Dickeya poaceiphila DNA window GCCAGATTAGAGAGAATTTGCAACAGGCCGGCGGTAATCAGCGTCAATAGCGCTACGCCCGGCTTGAAGTTGCTGTGCCAGCAGGCGATGACAGTGCCGGTAACAATGGAGGCAAAGGCCAGCGGCAGCGTCTTGGGACGCAGGCTGTCCAGCCAGGCTTGAGTTTTGCTGCTATGTGTCGATTGGGTCATGGTGTCAATTAGAGCATGGTGTCAATGGGCCATGGTATTAGCCAGATTGTGGCGCGTTAAGTGCAGGAAAAATAAAGCCTGGTGACGGTAACAAAAACAGCAGTGGGAGGCGTTGGCCTCCCACTGGTGAGTCATCAGTGCGATCCGCGAACAGATTATAAGATAAATCGGCTCAGATCTTCATCTGCTACCAACTCATCAAGGTGACTGCGTACATAATCTGCATCGATCATCACGGTTTGACCGTTCATTTCGCTGGCGCTGTAGGACACCTCTTCGATCAGCCGCTCCAGAACCGTATGCAGACGACGAGCGCCGATGTTTTCCGTACGTTCGTTGACCTGCCAGGCCGCTTCCGCGATACGGCGAATGCCGTCCGGCTGGAACGTGATGCTGACGCCTTCGGTTTCCATCAGCGCCTGATACTGACGAGTCAGCGAGGCGCTGGGTTCGGTCAAAATACGTTCGAAGTCTTCGGTGGTCAGCGCCTGCAATTCGACGCGAATCGGCAGGCGGCCTTGCAGTTCAGGTATCAGGTCTGACGGGCTGGCTATCTGAAACGCGCCGGAGGCGATAAACAGAATATGGTCGGTTTTCACCATGCCGTGTTTGGTGGATACGGTACAGCCTTCCACTAATGGCAGCAGGTCACGCTGGACGCCTTCGCGTGACACGTCCGGTCCAGAAGTGTCGCCCCGTTTGCAAATCTTGTCGATTTCATCGATGAAGACGATGCCGTGTTGCTCCACCGCTTCAATCGCCTGTTCCTTGAGTTCTTCCGGGTTAACCAGCTTGGCAGCTTCTTCTTCCACCAACAGCTTAAAGGCTTCTCGAATCTTGATTTTGCGGCTTTTTTGTTTCTGCCCCGCCAGATTCTGGAACATCGACTGCAACTGATTGGTCATCTCTTCCATACCAGGCGGGGCCATGATTTCGACACCAACCGGCGCGGCCGCCAGCTCGATTTCGATTTCTTTGTCATCAAGCTGCCCTTCGCGCAGTTTCTTGCGAAACGCCTGACGAGCGGCAGATGGCTCGTGGCTCTCTTCCGTCTGGCCCCAGTTGTTCTTGGCTGGCGGAATCAGCACGTCCAGAATGCGCTCTTCGGCCAGTTCTTCGGCACGATAACGGTTTTTTTCTATCGACTGTTGGCGCACCATTTTGATGGCGACATCCGCCAGATCACGGATGATGGAATCCACTTCTTTGCCGACGTACCCCACTTCGGTGAATTTGGTCGCTTCCACCTTGATGAATGGAGCATTAGCCAGCTTGGCGAGGCGGCGGGCGATCTCGGTTTTACCCACCCCGGTCGGGCCAATCATCAGGATGTTTTTCGGGGTGACTTCATGACGCAGGTTTTCTTCGAGCTGCATCCGGCGCCAGCGGTTACGCAAAGCAATGGCTACAGCGCGTTTTGCGTTGTGCTGTCCGATGATGTAGCTATCAAGCTCGCTGACTATCTCGCGCGGGGTCATTTCAGACATAGTAGATCCTTACGCCTTGGAGGCTAATTCTTCAATCGTGTGGAACTGGTTGGTATAGATACAAATATCACCCGCAATACCCAGTGATTTTTCGACAATCTCCCTGGCGTTTAATTCCGTGTTCTCCAGCAAGGCGCGCGCAGCGGCCTGCGCATAGGGACCGCCTGAGCCGATAGCGATCAGGTCGTTTTCCGGCTGGATCACATCGCCGTTGCCGGTGATGATAAGCGACGAATTTTCATCGGCGACGGCCAGCAGCGCTTCCAGACGACGCAGCATACGGTCGGTTCGCCAGTCTTTGGCCAGCTCCACCGCGGCTTTCACCAGATGCCCTTGATGCAGTTCCAGCTTGCGTTCAAACAGTTCAAACAGGGTAAATGCATCAGCGGTACCGCCGGCGAATCCGGCAATCACCCGGTCATTATATAAACGACGTACTTTGCGTACGTTGCCTTTCATTACGGTGTTGCCCAGGGTGGCTTGCCCGTCTCCGCCAATCACAACCTGACCGTTGCGACGTACGCTTACAATTGTTGTCACGCGTTTATCCCCGTTATTAAGAAAAAGACCCCCGCGCATGAGCGCGGGGCATATTGACGATAAACATGGGGGAGCGTGGGGGTATTTTCAACCCCCGCTGGCTAACGGGATACAGTTTGATTGGCCCATGCCTTTGAGCTTTTGTGCCATTTTGTCGGCCACGGTACGACTGTTGTACGGGCCTAACATAATGCGATGCCAACCGCCGCTACTGGTGATACGGCTTTCGACACCGGCAAACGCCAGTTCTGCTCGTACCGATTCGGCTGGCTCTGCCGTTTTGAACGAACCGCATTGCACCATCCAGCGTTGTTCTTTCTCTGGCTTATTTTCTGGTTTGGTGTTTTCGGTTTTGGCGGTTTCTTTGGCCGCTGCTGGGGCTTCTGTTTTGGCTACCTCTTTACGGGGTTCCGCCTGAGCGGGTTTCTGCGCCGTTTGTGTCGGTGTCGTGACGGCTGGCGTCGTATGATGCTGGCTTGTCGTTGGCGGCGTAATGGTACGCGGCGTCGGCGATAATGTCATCGTACTGGCGTTGGGGATGACAGGCACGACCGTTTGAGGTCTGGGTGCACTCAGGGAGCGAGCCGGCATCTGGCTCTGGTCGTTGTAAGGTACTTCCGTCAGCGTGGTTGGCTGGCGTTTCATGTCCGATTGCATCTGTTCCAGCAGTTGTCGCTGTTCGTCGGTAAGCTGACCTGATGACTGAATTTCTCCGCCAGCCGAAGGTTCGGTCGGCGAAATAACGCCAATCTGCCGGTTTTCCAGCTCTTTGATATAGCGCCAGCGCTCTTCCGGTTTGGGCGGCAACCCATTGCCTTTGCTACCCTGGTGCGGCAGCACCGGTGATTCGCCCGGCTTATTGTGGGCAATAAAATAGAGTCCACCGGCAAACGCGACCAGCACGGCAACGGCCAGTGCCATCATGGTTTTGGATACGCCTGAGGATCCTCCTCGTTTACGGCTGGATGTTTTTTTCCGGCGCGTTCCAGAACGCCCTCGGCTGACATAGTCTCGTTGTGCCACAATCGTTTCGTTGCGAAGAAAATAAGTAACAGGTCGCCATGTTACTGAACCCTAAAATATTTGACCAGCACCGGAATTCTTAAAGCCTGTAACACGCGGGGTGATAGCCGCCGTGCTGTCACGAATCATCAACTGGCTGGACATCAAGCGTGAGCCTCGTGGCACCTTGTGTTGCTGCAATTGAGCCAGCAGCAATAGCATCGCCTCGCGGCCAATCTCGTAGCGCGGCTGGGAAACGGTGGTCAGTGCGGGAAAGCAGTGGCTGGCTTGAGCGATATCATCAAACCCTACCAGCGACAGGTCACGTGGTACATCCAGCCCCATTTTGCGCGCCTGGGTTAATGCGCCCAGCGCCATCACGTCGCTATGACAGAAAATGGCGGTGGGAGGCGTTGGGTGCGACATGAGCTGCATCAGGCCGCGGGAGCCGGTGTCGTAACTGAAATCCCCATGGACGATGTACTGGTTGTCGATAATGAGCCCGCAGCGCCGCAGTGCCTGAATGTAACCCTGTAGCCGGTATTCGCTGAGTGGAATCTGCTGCGGACCGGCGATACAGGCGATGCGCTGGTGCCCTAACTGATTGAGATAGCTGACGGCCTCAAACGCGGCGGTTAGGTTATCGATGTGTACGGTAGGCATATCCAGCTCAGGTGCGAATTCATTCGCCATCACCATCGGAGGAAGATGACGACGATCATCCTTGCCGGTATCAAACGGTAATTGTGACCCCAGCAGCAGGATGCCGTCGATCTGCCGGGTGGTGATCAGATCCAGAAAGGTCTTTTCCGTTTTGCGCTGGTGGGCGCAATCGCCGATCAGCACCAAATAACCATGCTCCGCGGCGGTTTCCTCAATACCGCGCAGCATTTCGCTGAAAAAGGGATCGCAGATATCGGGAACCAGCGCCAGAATCGTTCTTGATTCATGCCGTTTCAAGTTGCGGGCAAGATTTTGTGCAGAGTATCCCACCGCCAACGCCGCCTGCTCCACCTTCTTGCGGGTAGTGGCCGACACTTTCTCCGGGTTGGTCAGTGCGCGTGACACCGTTGCAGTGGAGACGCCGGCCTGATCAGCCACGTCTTTCATCGTTGCGGGTGAGAGAAATTTTTTCTGCTCCAACGCAGTTCCTCCTTGCGTCAGCGTTTACTGGCGCTGTAGTCAAGGGAGCCGTTATTACAGGTCGGCCACCGTTTTATAAGATGTCTGGCCCGCTGGGCGGGCAAGTGCGGTTATAACATGTCGGCTCCGGGTGGTGGCGCGCCAACTGCCTGATCAGCATACTGCTTTCGCCATCACGCTTAACAGATTGCGTCCAATATTTATCGAATAATTTACGCCTGTGCTGCCTGGATTACCCGTTTTTGGGGCCGGTTCGCAAAAAATGTCGCTACTGCTGGCAGCAGGTATTCCCGCAGCGCAGAATCGGATCAATTGTCTGTTGGGTCGACATCCATCACCCACTTCACCTTGCGTGTTTGCGGCAGGGTATCAATCAACAGCATCGAATGGCGAATCAGCCGTTGCAGTGTGGTGCGCGATGGGTGTTGCAGCAGTAATTGCCAGCGGAAGCGCCCGGCTCGTTTGGGCTGCAGCGCAGGTACCGGTCCCATTAGCCACAATGCATCGTCGCGCAGCGGGCTGGCTTCCAGCAAATTACGCAACTGCTGCAGGAACAGGCTGGCCTGCTGATTATCATGATCATCCGCCCGGAACAGCACATGGCTGGTAAATGGCGGCAGGAATACGCTCTGGCGTTCTTGTAGCGTCTGGCTGGCGAAAGCGTCGTAGCCCTGATGCAGCAGCGTTTGTAACAGCGGATGCTCCGGGTGATACGTCTGCAGCACGACCTCGCCGGCCTTGCCTGCGCGCCCAGCGCGCCCAGACACCTGGGTGTAGAGCTGAGCGAAGCGTTCGGTAGCGCGAAAATCGGCGGAAAACAGCGAACTGTCGACATCCAGCAATGCGACCAGCGTAACGTCAGGAAAATGGTGTCCTTTGGCCAACATCTGGGTGCCGATCAAAATACGAGCGCCGCCCTGACGGACCTGCGCCAGTTGTTGTTCCAGCGCGCCTTTGCGGCTGGTGGTATCGCGATCAATACGGGTTATCGGGGTGTCTGGAAATAGCGCCGGTAGCGTCTGTTCCAGTTGCTCGGTGCCAAGGCCAACCGGCACCAAATGAGTAGACCCGCACTGTGGGCACTGCTGCGGTATCGGGCGTTGGCTGTCACAGTGGTGACATCGCATCATGCGCTGGTGCTGGTGCAAGGTGTAGTAGCTGTCGCAACGCTGGCATTCGGCTATCCAGCCGCATTCGTGGCACAGCACGACCGGTGCGAAGCCGCGGCGGTTGAGGAACAGGATGATCTGGTTGTCCTGTGACAGATGATGGTGGATGCGGTTGATCAACGGCTGCGACAAACCACTGGTCAGCGGCAATCCTTTCAGGTCCAGTAAATGCTGCTGTGCCAGCCGGGCGTTGCCGGCGCGTTTGCTCAGACGTAACTGCCGGTACTTGCCAATCTGCACGTTATAAAGCGTTTCCAGCGCCGGTGTGGCTGAACCCATCACTATCGGTATGTCTTCCTGTCGGGCGCGGAACACCGCCAGATCGCGGGCGTGATAACGCCAGCCTTCTTGTTGCTTGTAAGAGCCGTCATGCTCTTCGTCGATAACGATCACGCCCAACCGGGCAAAAGGGGTGAACAGTGCGGAGCGCGTGCCAATCACGATGGCGGATTCGCCCTGTCTCGCTCGTAGCCATACCGACAACCGTTCGCTGTCGTTCAGCCCGGAGTGCAGCGCTTCCACCGGGGCGTTAAACCGATCACGAAAGCGGGCGATGGTTTGCGGCGTCAGGCCGATTTCCGGCACCAGCACCAGAGCCTGCTTGCCTTGTGCCAGAATATTTTCCAGTACGCTGAGATAGACCTCGGTTTTGCCTGAACCGGTGATGCCCGCCAGCAGCCAGGCGGCAAAATGGTTGTCTTCGCTGCGTATGGCGCCGACAGCGGTAGCCTGTTCGGTATTGAGACGCAGGCGTTCCCCTGTCAGGCTGAAATGATCACGCCAGTCATCCACCTGCTTTGGTTGTGAGCGCAACTCGCTCAGCCCTTTTTCGCGTAGCGCCTGTAACGCGGTTTCCGTCAGTGCGGTTTCGGTCACCTGATGACGATAGATGGGGCCCTGTAACAGTGTCGCCAGCGCCTGCTGTTGTTTGGGGGCGCGCTTTAGTGTATTGAGCGGCGTGGCGCGCCCTTGTTCGGTGGCGAACCATTGCCAGAGCGGTGCGCTATGTGCCGGTTTTCCTTGCCGGAGCAAAATCGGCAGGGCATGAAACAACACTTCGCCCAGCGGGTAATGGTAATACTCTGCGGCCCACAGCAGGATGCGCCACAGGTTGTCAGGAAACAGCGGCGTATCGTCGAGTATGTCATGTAGCGGCTTGAGCTGTTCAGGCGGTAGTTGGCTGCCTGCGCTCAGGGC harbors:
- the cytR gene encoding DNA-binding transcriptional regulator CytR, which codes for MEQKKFLSPATMKDVADQAGVSTATVSRALTNPEKVSATTRKKVEQAALAVGYSAQNLARNLKRHESRTILALVPDICDPFFSEMLRGIEETAAEHGYLVLIGDCAHQRKTEKTFLDLITTRQIDGILLLGSQLPFDTGKDDRRHLPPMVMANEFAPELDMPTVHIDNLTAAFEAVSYLNQLGHQRIACIAGPQQIPLSEYRLQGYIQALRRCGLIIDNQYIVHGDFSYDTGSRGLMQLMSHPTPPTAIFCHSDVMALGALTQARKMGLDVPRDLSLVGFDDIAQASHCFPALTTVSQPRYEIGREAMLLLLAQLQQHKVPRGSRLMSSQLMIRDSTAAITPRVTGFKNSGAGQIF
- the ftsN gene encoding cell division protein FtsN — protein: MAQRDYVSRGRSGTRRKKTSSRKRGGSSGVSKTMMALAVAVLVAFAGGLYFIAHNKPGESPVLPHQGSKGNGLPPKPEERWRYIKELENRQIGVISPTEPSAGGEIQSSGQLTDEQRQLLEQMQSDMKRQPTTLTEVPYNDQSQMPARSLSAPRPQTVVPVIPNASTMTLSPTPRTITPPTTSQHHTTPAVTTPTQTAQKPAQAEPRKEVAKTEAPAAAKETAKTENTKPENKPEKEQRWMVQCGSFKTAEPAESVRAELAFAGVESRITSSGGWHRIMLGPYNSRTVADKMAQKLKGMGQSNCIPLASGG
- the hslU gene encoding HslU--HslV peptidase ATPase subunit, translating into MSEMTPREIVSELDSYIIGQHNAKRAVAIALRNRWRRMQLEENLRHEVTPKNILMIGPTGVGKTEIARRLAKLANAPFIKVEATKFTEVGYVGKEVDSIIRDLADVAIKMVRQQSIEKNRYRAEELAEERILDVLIPPAKNNWGQTEESHEPSAARQAFRKKLREGQLDDKEIEIELAAAPVGVEIMAPPGMEEMTNQLQSMFQNLAGQKQKSRKIKIREAFKLLVEEEAAKLVNPEELKEQAIEAVEQHGIVFIDEIDKICKRGDTSGPDVSREGVQRDLLPLVEGCTVSTKHGMVKTDHILFIASGAFQIASPSDLIPELQGRLPIRVELQALTTEDFERILTEPSASLTRQYQALMETEGVSITFQPDGIRRIAEAAWQVNERTENIGARRLHTVLERLIEEVSYSASEMNGQTVMIDADYVRSHLDELVADEDLSRFIL
- the hslV gene encoding ATP-dependent protease subunit HslV yields the protein MTTIVSVRRNGQVVIGGDGQATLGNTVMKGNVRKVRRLYNDRVIAGFAGGTADAFTLFELFERKLELHQGHLVKAAVELAKDWRTDRMLRRLEALLAVADENSSLIITGNGDVIQPENDLIAIGSGGPYAQAAARALLENTELNAREIVEKSLGIAGDICIYTNQFHTIEELASKA
- the priA gene encoding primosomal protein N'; this translates as MSVVQVALPVPLTRTFDYQLAPGVTPPVLGVRVSVPFGNRKMIGIVTALSAGSQLPPEQLKPLHDILDDTPLFPDNLWRILLWAAEYYHYPLGEVLFHALPILLRQGKPAHSAPLWQWFATEQGRATPLNTLKRAPKQQQALATLLQGPIYRHQVTETALTETALQALREKGLSELRSQPKQVDDWRDHFSLTGERLRLNTEQATAVGAIRSEDNHFAAWLLAGITGSGKTEVYLSVLENILAQGKQALVLVPEIGLTPQTIARFRDRFNAPVEALHSGLNDSERLSVWLRARQGESAIVIGTRSALFTPFARLGVIVIDEEHDGSYKQQEGWRYHARDLAVFRARQEDIPIVMGSATPALETLYNVQIGKYRQLRLSKRAGNARLAQQHLLDLKGLPLTSGLSQPLINRIHHHLSQDNQIILFLNRRGFAPVVLCHECGWIAECQRCDSYYTLHQHQRMMRCHHCDSQRPIPQQCPQCGSTHLVPVGLGTEQLEQTLPALFPDTPITRIDRDTTSRKGALEQQLAQVRQGGARILIGTQMLAKGHHFPDVTLVALLDVDSSLFSADFRATERFAQLYTQVSGRAGRAGKAGEVVLQTYHPEHPLLQTLLHQGYDAFASQTLQERQSVFLPPFTSHVLFRADDHDNQQASLFLQQLRNLLEASPLRDDALWLMGPVPALQPKRAGRFRWQLLLQHPSRTTLQRLIRHSMLLIDTLPQTRKVKWVMDVDPTDN